Genomic DNA from Rhodospirillaceae bacterium:
GTATCCCCAGCCGTATAGTCATTTGGGGAAACCTATCGTCTTGTCTAGGAAACTTGAAATGTCCTTCTATTTATACGGATTGCGAGAGTATTTTGACCGCATTACGAAATAAAGTTGAGAAATCTGCAACCATTAGTGGGCGGTGATTGTGGTAAAATAAACGACAAGGTTTGTCTTTGACCGAAGGATAGTTTATTGTAATAACAATGGGTTAAGAGATTTCATCATAACGAATAAAGGATGAAATCTTATAGAGTTGGTTACATAGTTATTACATAGTTTTAGAAAAAGTAATGAAATCAATAGGTTATGAGTTATTCACTATTGAGTGGGAATAAGCCAATTTGTTACGAATTGTCGGCGACGTTATCCCTAAATTTAGAAATAAAATTACTAAATTTAGGGGCAAATTGGGAATTTAGTGCTAAATATAGCAATTTATTAATAGAATTGAAATGTCCAGTCGGGTAGACTTAGCCCTAGGGGGAGTGTGAATGGGGCTTGGGCTGCGACGATAACGCACCCGGTTAGTAGAATCCCAAACAAGCACATAATTTTGTGATTGAAGGGGCAGTTGATGACGACACAATTACATCTTCCAATCGTCGAAAAGACTTTTGAAGAAACGCTCGGCCTGCTGAGTGAAACCCGGGACTGGGTTGAAGGTAATATAAATTCAGCCAATCGGCCGCCGCCAAACGAGCGCTTCGAAATTATGACTCATCAATGCCGGGTGGTTACTCGACTTGAATGGGTCATGGCCTGGCTTATGTTTCGCAAGGCCGTCTCCACCGGCGAAATTAATGAAACCCACGCCCAGGAAGAAATAGAGCCGTTAAACGGGCAAGAATACTGCCTATCCCAACATGACCGAACGATCAACTATTTGCCACACCGGCTTGAACAGCTATTGGATTCTAGCCACGAACTTTATGCTCGGGTGGCCAGACTGGACGCCATGATCCGAGGGGTTGGATTTTCCAGTAGTGAGGGCGATGCCTTTTCTCCAGTGCCGAATTAGAACACCCTTATTAAATTATTAGGGGAGCCCTGTCCTATTTGATACCGGTGACTGAGACAATCGTTAAACGATGCATGAATGCTTGAAGGTTTCGCCTCTACGCGTCGGTTTCCGATATAACTCGTGTTACATTGCCACTTGAATCGGACACCGCCTTACTCAATTTCATTCCCGGACCACGGTAAAAATCACACCGGCCTAAGCCATTCTCTGTAAATATTTTACCACTTTCTTCACAATAATCCGTACATTTGGAGCACCATTGAGTATCACCACACGCTAATTTTTGTGCCATCACATATATTCCCTTGCTCTAAACTAA
This window encodes:
- a CDS encoding DUF1465 family protein; this encodes MTTQLHLPIVEKTFEETLGLLSETRDWVEGNINSANRPPPNERFEIMTHQCRVVTRLEWVMAWLMFRKAVSTGEINETHAQEEIEPLNGQEYCLSQHDRTINYLPHRLEQLLDSSHELYARVARLDAMIRGVGFSSSEGDAFSPVPN